From Pan paniscus chromosome 9, NHGRI_mPanPan1-v2.0_pri, whole genome shotgun sequence, the proteins below share one genomic window:
- the LOC129393381 gene encoding uncharacterized protein LOC129393381, with translation MPRGLSVWSCSGGRTRSSKPEPKRARSWDPSLLVPPPPLELPGPQLCTAPALQPSPGCAPGRPRGHFTLLCSHTHTLDPGHTRGKDPTGSDFTNLEQGREAKF, from the exons ATGCCACGGGGCCTCAGCGTGTGGAGCTGCTCGGGAGGTCGAACCCGAAG CTCTAAGCCAGAACCTAAGAGGGCCAGAAGCTGGGATCCAAGTCTACTTGTCCCACCCCCTCCACTGGAACTCCCTGGCCCCCAGCTCTGCACAGCTCCTGCCCTGCAGCCCTCGCCTGGCTGTGCTCCGGGAAGGCCTCGTGGGCACTTCACCCTGCTCTGCAGCCACACTCACACCCTGGATCCAGGTCACACTAG AGGCAAAGACCCCACTGGCTCGGACTTCACCAACCTGGAGCAGGGGAGAGAAGCTAAGTTCTGA